Proteins encoded in a region of the Pelobates fuscus isolate aPelFus1 chromosome 11, aPelFus1.pri, whole genome shotgun sequence genome:
- the LOC134577024 gene encoding indolethylamine N-methyltransferase-like, which yields MSSTSHKQYHDKNYPAKRFVEVHFCDDSFPLINESMEFPLEQIHKAIDSGVVKGNTLIDFSIGASANHLIAACNGFKDIYVVEVNEVNINEFEKWRQSKEDAVNFSYGAKVLHKLEGGREAWHVKEDKARQAIKGVIKWDISNDDQVPVDLPQADCIISIYVLNAISKDKDAYQSNLKKLTSRLKIGGSLLLFSPINMTFYEVDDHKFFILTFDEDFLKQAVIKAGFVIEHVNVLPSKKNCELVDYDALIHLRCRKERNI from the exons ATGAGTTCCACCAGCCACAAGCAGTATCATGATAAGAATTACCCGGCAAAAAGATTTGTTGAAGTTCACTTTTGTGATGATAGCTTCCCATTAATAAATGAAAGCATGGAGTTTCCACTGGAACAGATACATAAAGCCATTGACTCGG GAGTCGTGAAGGGAAACACATTGATTGATTTCAGTATTGGAGCCTCAGCAAACCATCTTATAGCAGCCTGTAATGGATTCAAAGATATATATGTGGTAGAAGTTAATGAGGTCAACATCAATGAATTTGAGAAATGGCGGCAAAGTAAAGAAGACGCTGTTAACTTCTCATATGGAGCGAAGGTTCTTCATAAGTTAGAAGGAGGCAG AGAAGCATGGCACGTGAAGGAAGACAAAGCAAGACAAGCAATTAAAGGAGTAATAAAATGGGATATTTCTAACGATGATCAGGTCCCTGTAGATTTACCCCAAGCAGACTGCATTATCAGTATATATGTATTGAATGCTATCAGCAAAGACAAAGACGCCTACCAGAGCAACCTTAAAAAATTGACATCCAGACTTAAAATAGGGGGGAGCCTGTTACTATTTTCACCCATTAATATGACATTTTATGAGGTTGATGATCACAAGTTCTTCATTTTAACATTTGATGAAGATTTTTTAAAACAGGCTGTAATTAAAGCTGGTTTTGTCATTGAACATGTGAATGTATTGCCTAGCAAAAAAAACTGTGAACTGGTTGATTATGATGCCTTAATTCATTTAAGATGTCGCAAGgaaagaaatatttaa